A single region of the Rathayibacter rathayi genome encodes:
- the modA gene encoding molybdate ABC transporter substrate-binding protein has protein sequence MLLLAGCSAPVGPSVSGGSITVFAAASLKGAFTELASEFEASRPGSHVELSVAGSSDLATQLVNGAPADVFASADERTMSTVADAGLVTGEPVDIATNTLEIAVPPGNPAQVASLADLARAGTATVVCAPQVPCGAAAVAVEQAAGIDLSPVSEESSVTDVLGKVSSGEADAGLVYTTDVRGSGGSVVGIPFAESSAAVNTYPIAALTGTGDADTAAAFVAYAASDAGRAVLAAAGFGAP, from the coding sequence ATGCTCCTGCTCGCGGGATGCTCGGCACCTGTTGGCCCCTCGGTGTCCGGCGGCTCGATCACCGTCTTCGCCGCCGCCTCGCTGAAGGGCGCCTTCACCGAACTCGCCAGCGAATTCGAGGCGTCACGGCCCGGTTCGCACGTCGAGCTGTCCGTCGCGGGTTCCTCCGACCTCGCGACGCAGCTGGTGAACGGCGCCCCGGCCGACGTCTTCGCCTCGGCCGACGAGCGCACCATGTCCACGGTCGCCGACGCGGGGCTCGTCACGGGCGAGCCGGTCGACATCGCTACCAACACGCTCGAGATCGCCGTACCGCCCGGCAACCCGGCGCAGGTCGCGTCGCTCGCCGACCTCGCCCGGGCCGGCACCGCTACCGTCGTCTGCGCCCCGCAGGTTCCGTGCGGAGCGGCGGCCGTCGCGGTCGAGCAGGCCGCCGGGATCGACCTCTCGCCGGTCAGCGAGGAGTCGTCGGTGACGGACGTGCTCGGCAAGGTGTCCTCGGGCGAGGCGGACGCGGGCCTCGTCTATACGACCGACGTCCGCGGCTCCGGCGGCTCGGTCGTCGGGATCCCGTTCGCCGAGTCCTCGGCGGCGGTGAACACGTATCCGATCGCGGCCCTGACCGGGACGGGCGACGCCGACACCGCGGCGGCCTTCGTCGCCTACGCCGCCTCCGACGCCGGGCGGGCAGTCCTCGCCGCGGCCGGTTTCGGCGCGCCCTAA
- a CDS encoding VOC family protein: protein MTLIAHLHHVALVVSDLDATRDFYVGVLGCTEFTRPSDFVFRGAYFRLGTAEIHVVQEKTPGRLAANPPRWEEDELQTGVVHHLAIMVESFAPFLEALVARGLERCGGYRVRDDFVEQVYLADPDGNVIELLQQHGPEAGRLRRQEIHDLGIAVPVAPGFPLVDPRVRYGAA, encoded by the coding sequence ATGACTCTGATTGCTCACCTGCACCATGTGGCCCTCGTGGTCTCGGACCTCGACGCGACCCGCGACTTCTACGTCGGCGTGCTCGGCTGCACCGAATTCACCCGTCCGAGCGACTTCGTGTTCCGCGGCGCCTACTTCCGGCTCGGCACGGCCGAGATCCATGTGGTGCAGGAGAAGACGCCGGGGCGCCTCGCCGCGAACCCGCCGCGGTGGGAGGAAGACGAGTTGCAGACGGGGGTCGTGCACCACCTCGCGATCATGGTGGAGTCGTTCGCTCCGTTCCTCGAGGCGCTCGTCGCGCGCGGGCTGGAACGCTGCGGTGGCTATCGAGTCCGCGACGACTTCGTGGAGCAGGTGTACCTGGCCGACCCGGACGGCAACGTGATCGAGCTGCTCCAGCAGCACGGGCCGGAGGCAGGGCGGCTGCGGCGGCAGGAGATCCACGACCTGGGGATCGCGGTTCCGGTTGCGCCCGGCTTCCCCCTCGTGGATCCGCGCGTGCGCTACGGGGCGGCCTGA
- a CDS encoding GntP family permease, giving the protein MTFPLAVLSIVLSVVALLVLIVRLRIHPYIAMTSVAVVLGLAFGLPLIDGEFGVLAVVDGVLGPSLAHILPLVGLGCIIGEIISRSGGGELLARVLLEKVGTQRGVLAVVLAGLLVGSTIFFDTAVILLAPVVLSISRRAGRPAAFFAVPMAIAVLAVHAILPPHPGAVAVASALGVDYGLLAVLGLATMLPGAAVGILWASRRLARIDARGGLPIPVEDPPAERTVAQPDTRAVSTLAGGSTALATAPATATRLLPRLLVVLTLPVLLILLATLTALVAPQSTPLGDVLRFLGTPVVALMITTVVAYVLLLPRSARGTGGLTEVGRVGLRPVGEIVLSTGGGVAFGGVIAASGIGGQLVERLQEAHLPLVVFGFVLAAVLRATLGTTTAAVTTVATLLATTVDTTAVDPTHIALLAVAVSAGGVCLSQVNDAGFWVLSRYFSIPERTMLSTWTVGVTVMGVVCATLTTVLWYLLPGTPA; this is encoded by the coding sequence GTGACCTTCCCTCTCGCCGTCCTGTCCATCGTGCTGAGCGTCGTCGCGCTGCTGGTGCTCATCGTCCGGCTCCGGATCCATCCCTACATCGCGATGACGTCGGTCGCGGTCGTCCTCGGGCTAGCGTTCGGCCTGCCGCTGATCGATGGGGAGTTCGGCGTGCTCGCCGTGGTCGACGGGGTCCTCGGGCCGTCGCTGGCGCACATCCTGCCGCTGGTGGGGTTGGGCTGCATCATCGGCGAGATCATCTCGCGCTCCGGCGGCGGCGAGCTGCTGGCCCGCGTCCTTCTGGAGAAGGTGGGGACGCAACGCGGTGTGCTCGCGGTCGTGCTGGCTGGCCTGCTGGTGGGCAGCACCATCTTCTTCGACACCGCCGTGATCCTGCTCGCCCCCGTCGTCCTCTCGATCTCTCGGCGGGCCGGTCGGCCTGCGGCTTTCTTCGCGGTGCCGATGGCGATCGCGGTGCTCGCCGTCCACGCGATCCTCCCGCCGCACCCCGGTGCGGTCGCGGTCGCCTCAGCTCTCGGGGTCGACTACGGGCTGCTCGCCGTGCTGGGCCTGGCGACGATGCTGCCGGGTGCCGCGGTCGGCATCCTCTGGGCGTCCCGTCGCCTCGCGCGGATCGACGCCCGCGGCGGGCTGCCGATCCCCGTCGAGGACCCGCCCGCGGAGCGCACCGTCGCCCAGCCCGACACGCGCGCGGTCTCCACCCTCGCCGGCGGAAGCACCGCCCTCGCCACGGCGCCCGCGACCGCGACCCGCCTGCTGCCCAGGCTCCTGGTCGTGCTCACCCTGCCGGTGCTGCTGATCCTGCTCGCGACGCTCACCGCCCTCGTCGCCCCGCAGTCGACTCCGCTGGGCGACGTCCTCCGCTTCCTCGGCACCCCCGTCGTCGCGCTGATGATCACGACGGTCGTCGCCTACGTCCTGCTGCTGCCCCGGTCGGCGCGGGGCACCGGGGGTCTGACTGAAGTCGGCCGGGTGGGGCTGCGACCGGTCGGGGAGATCGTGCTCTCGACAGGCGGAGGCGTGGCGTTCGGTGGTGTTATCGCGGCCTCCGGGATCGGCGGCCAGCTGGTCGAGCGGCTCCAGGAGGCGCACCTGCCGCTGGTCGTGTTCGGTTTCGTCCTGGCGGCGGTGCTGCGCGCGACCCTCGGCACCACCACGGCGGCGGTCACTACGGTCGCGACCCTCCTGGCTACGACCGTCGACACGACCGCCGTCGATCCGACACACATCGCCCTGCTCGCCGTCGCCGTCTCGGCCGGAGGCGTCTGCCTGTCGCAGGTGAACGACGCCGGCTTCTGGGTCCTTTCGCGCTACTTCAGCATCCCCGAGCGGACGATGCTGTCGACCTGGACCGTCGGCGTCACGGTGATGGGCGTCGTCTGCGCGACCCTGACCACCGTGCTCTGGTACCTGCTGCCGGGGACGCCGGCGTGA
- a CDS encoding sugar-binding transcriptional regulator, translated as MTSFSRAAAHRPGTVAEERDLLLRRIATLYWVEGLTQSEIAERLSFGRVSVSRMLDEARSRGVVRISIGPPEDRVAPLERELARVFPLSNVRVAVSLPRGATADEARVGRVAARLLTERLPANGILAVASSRSVLPTAEAVGRLAEGVRVVEALGYHSRSAPERSAAAVLAADAAFTPLPAPFVTRSAARAEQVRRRPAVRDALALARRSTAALIGLGSTAHFDGTGAVAPVSEALLEQARADGAVGHVVGQFFDCSGRPVASALDELRVGLALKELRAIPLRILVAHGSAKAEAIAAAATGGIASALVTDEATARELLRRR; from the coding sequence ATGACCTCCTTCTCCCGCGCGGCCGCCCACCGCCCCGGGACGGTCGCCGAGGAGCGCGACCTGCTCCTGCGCCGCATCGCGACCCTCTACTGGGTGGAGGGCCTGACGCAGTCCGAGATCGCAGAGCGCCTGTCGTTCGGTCGCGTCTCGGTGTCGCGAATGCTCGACGAAGCGCGCTCGCGGGGCGTGGTGCGGATAAGCATCGGCCCGCCGGAGGACCGCGTGGCGCCGCTCGAACGCGAACTCGCGCGAGTGTTCCCACTCTCGAACGTCCGGGTCGCGGTGTCGCTCCCCCGCGGCGCGACGGCGGACGAGGCGCGCGTGGGCCGCGTCGCCGCGCGCCTGCTGACGGAACGGCTCCCGGCGAACGGTATTCTCGCCGTCGCCTCGAGTCGGTCGGTGCTGCCCACGGCCGAGGCCGTCGGCCGACTCGCCGAGGGTGTCCGGGTGGTCGAGGCTCTCGGCTATCACTCCCGCTCCGCTCCCGAACGCTCGGCCGCCGCCGTGCTCGCCGCCGACGCTGCGTTCACGCCGCTGCCGGCCCCGTTCGTGACGCGCTCGGCGGCGCGGGCGGAGCAGGTGCGCCGGCGTCCCGCGGTCCGCGACGCGCTGGCCCTCGCCCGTCGCAGCACTGCGGCTTTGATCGGACTCGGCTCCACAGCTCACTTCGACGGCACCGGCGCCGTCGCCCCGGTCTCGGAGGCGCTGCTCGAGCAAGCCCGCGCCGACGGAGCGGTCGGCCATGTGGTCGGGCAGTTCTTCGATTGCTCGGGTCGGCCGGTCGCCTCCGCCCTGGACGAGCTGCGAGTCGGCCTCGCCCTGAAGGAGCTGCGAGCGATCCCGCTGCGGATCCTGGTCGCACACGGCAGCGCGAAAGCGGAGGCGATCGCGGCGGCCGCGACGGGCGGCATCGCCTCCGCACTGGTGACCGACGAGGCCACCGCGCGGGAGCTGCTGCGGCGGCGGTGA
- a CDS encoding SMP-30/gluconolactonase/LRE family protein, producing MTVAEPGARMLDALLAPGARLERVATGAAWSEGPVWLPREHVVRWSDIPGDRILEWDARTGETRVHREHVEFTNGRTLDWEGRVVQCSHGRRAVEREVDGVVEVLVDRYGDARLNSPNDVVVASDGAIWFTDPPYGILQAHEGHLGAPEYGGCYVFRFDPESGELSVAATSVEEPNGLAFSPDERLLYVSDTSVALRTDGTGEHCIRVFSVDDQWLLTPLGVFAVIEPGVPDGFRVDVEGRIWTSSADAVQVLSADGAVLARIPVPEVVGNLCFGGDDGTELFIAASTSLYRIRTTTRDAAS from the coding sequence GTGACCGTCGCTGAACCGGGGGCACGGATGCTGGATGCTCTGCTGGCCCCTGGCGCGCGGCTGGAGAGGGTCGCCACCGGAGCCGCGTGGAGCGAGGGCCCGGTCTGGCTGCCCCGCGAACACGTAGTGCGCTGGAGCGACATCCCCGGTGACCGGATCCTCGAGTGGGACGCCCGAACGGGGGAGACGCGGGTGCACCGCGAGCACGTCGAATTCACCAACGGCCGCACGCTCGACTGGGAGGGCCGCGTCGTGCAGTGCTCGCACGGTCGCCGCGCCGTCGAGCGTGAGGTCGACGGCGTCGTCGAGGTCCTGGTCGACCGGTACGGGGACGCCCGGCTGAACTCACCGAACGACGTGGTCGTCGCCTCCGACGGCGCGATCTGGTTCACCGATCCGCCCTACGGGATTCTGCAGGCGCACGAGGGCCACCTCGGCGCGCCCGAGTACGGCGGCTGCTACGTCTTCCGCTTCGACCCGGAGTCGGGTGAGCTGAGCGTCGCGGCGACGAGCGTCGAGGAGCCCAACGGCCTCGCTTTCTCGCCGGACGAGCGCCTCCTCTACGTCTCGGATACCTCGGTCGCGCTGCGCACCGACGGCACGGGTGAGCACTGCATCCGCGTCTTCTCGGTCGACGACCAGTGGCTGCTCACCCCGCTCGGGGTATTCGCCGTGATCGAGCCGGGTGTCCCCGACGGCTTTCGGGTCGACGTCGAAGGCCGGATCTGGACCTCGAGCGCCGACGCGGTGCAGGTCCTCTCGGCCGACGGCGCGGTGCTCGCCCGGATCCCCGTGCCCGAGGTGGTCGGCAACCTCTGCTTCGGCGGCGACGACGGCACGGAGCTGTTCATCGCCGCGAGCACATCGCTCTACCGCATCCGCACGACGACGCGCGACGCCGCCTCCTGA
- a CDS encoding VOC family protein, which translates to MASGVATVWVPVTDMERAVAFYRDTLGLEVKDTSADWSELDAGGLMIGLNARESATVAEQGGAVISFQPDGSIEEELERLTARGASVEGEISDHEWGRIFPFKDSEGNDLQFYSPPQS; encoded by the coding sequence ATGGCATCAGGAGTCGCAACAGTCTGGGTCCCCGTCACCGATATGGAGCGGGCGGTCGCGTTCTACCGCGACACGCTCGGCCTCGAGGTGAAGGACACCTCCGCCGACTGGTCAGAGCTGGACGCCGGCGGGTTGATGATCGGCCTCAACGCGCGGGAGTCCGCGACAGTGGCGGAGCAGGGCGGCGCGGTCATCTCGTTCCAGCCCGACGGCTCGATCGAGGAGGAACTCGAACGCCTGACGGCGCGCGGTGCCTCGGTCGAGGGGGAGATCAGCGACCACGAGTGGGGGCGCATCTTCCCGTTCAAGGACTCGGAGGGCAACGACCTCCAGTTCTACTCGCCACCGCAGAGCTGA
- a CDS encoding NAD(P)-dependent oxidoreductase, translating to MPATPPLTVPPVQAGFVGLGRMGAPMARSLVAAGIPLGITARPASADRARRAVPEAQWHDGARSLAAASDVLIVMVPGLPELDELLAGEEGVLAAESDVVLAVCSSVSASGLRERAQRHPGLRLVDAPVTGGIEGAEASTLSIMVGGAEEDVARALPVLSACGTAVHLGPLGSGDVAKACNQLIVAATMTGIAEAAVIAERSGLDLDTFLTLLQGGYAGSRVLETKRAALVSRDYTPTGIASYMSKDLRAAADEAEATGTSAPLLATLRTVFRDLLDAGLGEEDLAVVHRFVAER from the coding sequence ATGCCCGCTACCCCGCCTCTCACCGTCCCGCCCGTGCAGGCGGGATTCGTCGGACTCGGGAGGATGGGCGCCCCGATGGCCCGGAGCCTGGTTGCCGCCGGGATCCCCCTCGGAATCACCGCACGCCCGGCCTCCGCCGACCGCGCCCGCCGCGCCGTCCCCGAGGCGCAGTGGCACGACGGCGCCCGCTCGCTCGCTGCCGCCTCCGATGTGCTGATCGTGATGGTGCCGGGCCTGCCTGAGCTCGACGAGCTGCTCGCGGGCGAGGAGGGCGTGCTCGCGGCGGAGTCGGATGTCGTGCTCGCCGTCTGCTCGAGCGTGTCCGCCTCCGGCCTCCGCGAGCGTGCGCAACGCCACCCGGGGCTCCGCCTCGTCGACGCCCCCGTCACCGGCGGCATCGAGGGCGCGGAGGCGAGCACCCTCTCGATCATGGTCGGCGGGGCGGAGGAGGACGTCGCCCGGGCGCTGCCCGTCCTGTCGGCCTGCGGAACCGCGGTCCACCTCGGGCCACTCGGCTCCGGCGATGTGGCCAAGGCCTGCAACCAACTCATCGTCGCCGCGACCATGACCGGGATCGCCGAGGCCGCCGTGATCGCCGAGCGCTCCGGCCTCGATCTCGACACCTTCCTCACCCTCCTGCAGGGCGGCTACGCGGGGAGCCGCGTGCTCGAGACCAAACGCGCCGCCCTGGTGTCCCGCGACTACACGCCGACCGGCATCGCCTCCTACATGAGCAAGGATCTGCGGGCCGCCGCCGATGAAGCGGAGGCGACGGGCACCTCCGCGCCGCTGCTCGCGACCCTCCGCACCGTGTTCCGCGACCTGCTCGACGCGGGCCTGGGCGAGGAGGACCTCGCCGTCGTGCACCGCTTCGTCGCCGAGCGCTGA
- a CDS encoding D-2-hydroxyacid dehydrogenase, producing the protein MTDRLRVVIASPLSPELIARIVELEPRLDVVADQSLLPPMRHAGDHPGDPSFRRTPEQQRAFDELVDSADVLYGVPDETPAALARTAAANPRLRWVQTMPAGGGAQVKAAGLDDAQLERIAFSTSAGVHSEPLAEFAVFGLLAGAKSLPRLHALQRERVWGERWTMGLLSEQTILIIGLGTIGRATARKLQQLGARVIGTSRHETQVEHVDEIVAPDAIADVAGRVHGVVVTLPGTAATEKLVGSGFFTALRPGASFVSVGRGTVVDEQALLVALDAGRVGFAALDVVAEEPLEQGSRLWSHPSVLISPHTAALNVAEDRLIAELFARNATRFLNGEPLINRVDTVEFY; encoded by the coding sequence GTGACCGATCGACTCCGCGTCGTCATCGCCTCGCCGCTCAGCCCGGAACTCATCGCCCGCATCGTCGAACTCGAACCGCGCCTAGACGTCGTCGCCGACCAGAGCCTCCTCCCGCCGATGCGCCACGCAGGCGACCACCCCGGCGATCCCTCCTTTCGGCGCACCCCCGAGCAGCAGCGCGCATTCGATGAGCTGGTCGACTCCGCCGACGTGCTCTACGGGGTGCCCGACGAGACTCCTGCCGCGCTCGCGCGGACGGCGGCGGCGAATCCGCGGCTCCGCTGGGTGCAGACCATGCCGGCCGGCGGCGGCGCGCAGGTGAAGGCCGCGGGTCTCGACGACGCGCAGCTCGAACGCATCGCGTTCTCGACCTCGGCGGGAGTCCACTCCGAGCCGCTCGCCGAGTTCGCAGTCTTCGGGCTCCTGGCGGGGGCGAAGTCGCTGCCGCGCCTGCACGCCCTCCAGCGCGAGCGGGTCTGGGGCGAGCGGTGGACGATGGGGCTCCTCTCGGAGCAGACAATTCTGATCATCGGGCTCGGCACGATCGGCCGCGCGACCGCCCGCAAGCTCCAGCAGCTCGGTGCCCGCGTGATCGGCACGAGCCGTCACGAGACGCAGGTCGAGCACGTCGACGAGATCGTCGCCCCCGACGCGATCGCGGACGTCGCGGGCCGGGTCCACGGAGTCGTCGTCACGCTCCCCGGCACCGCCGCCACCGAGAAGCTGGTCGGGAGCGGGTTCTTCACCGCGCTTCGCCCCGGGGCCTCGTTCGTCAGCGTCGGACGCGGGACGGTCGTCGACGAGCAGGCGCTGCTCGTCGCGCTCGACGCGGGCCGCGTCGGATTCGCCGCGCTCGACGTCGTCGCCGAGGAGCCACTTGAGCAGGGCAGCCGGCTCTGGAGCCACCCGAGCGTCCTGATCAGCCCGCACACCGCGGCGCTGAATGTCGCCGAAGACCGGCTGATCGCCGAGCTGTTCGCGCGCAACGCCACCCGCTTCCTCAACGGGGAGCCGCTGATCAACCGGGTCGATACGGTGGAGTTCTACTGA
- a CDS encoding IclR family transcriptional regulator, translating to MARPDALPTTVDSDRGSGAPAVSRAMRILDLLADARGPRTLTDIARELGIAKSSTSNLCAALEEGRLIRRAGSGFLLGRRTVELGSHYLAGFDPVREFYRLCEESPVLSRQLVQIALLDGTRVLYLAVHEGRERFTLSAGVGDRYPASATAVGTALLSELDDGEIAARFADDHDIVVFTDRSTSSARELLHKIRAARERGYAIDDGELHPSVLGLAFAVPAATRSDLSLAMGVSLVRPIVGDQEEVVAALRVAAAALSRPPLVSDTSA from the coding sequence ATGGCCCGCCCCGATGCGCTCCCGACGACGGTCGACTCCGACAGAGGGTCGGGCGCCCCGGCCGTGTCTCGCGCGATGCGGATCCTCGACCTCCTCGCCGACGCCCGCGGTCCGCGCACGCTGACCGATATCGCCCGCGAGCTCGGCATCGCCAAGTCGTCCACCTCGAACCTCTGCGCCGCGCTGGAGGAAGGGCGGCTGATTCGCCGCGCCGGCTCCGGCTTCCTCCTCGGCCGACGCACCGTGGAGCTCGGCAGCCACTACCTTGCTGGCTTCGACCCGGTGCGCGAGTTCTACCGGCTCTGCGAGGAGTCGCCCGTGCTGTCCCGGCAGCTGGTGCAGATCGCGTTGCTCGACGGCACCCGCGTCCTCTACCTCGCGGTGCACGAGGGCCGTGAGCGGTTCACGCTCTCGGCGGGCGTCGGTGATCGGTATCCCGCCTCCGCCACGGCCGTCGGCACCGCCCTGCTGTCCGAGCTCGACGACGGTGAGATCGCCGCGCGCTTCGCCGACGACCACGACATCGTCGTCTTCACCGACCGCTCGACGTCCTCCGCGCGCGAGCTGCTGCACAAGATCCGGGCGGCGCGCGAGCGCGGCTACGCGATCGACGACGGCGAGCTGCACCCCAGCGTCCTGGGCCTCGCCTTCGCCGTCCCGGCGGCTACTCGATCCGACCTCTCCCTCGCGATGGGCGTCTCGCTGGTGCGCCCGATCGTCGGCGATCAGGAGGAGGTCGTCGCGGCTCTGCGGGTGGCCGCCGCGGCGCTGAGTCGCCCGCCTCTCGTCTCCGACACCTCCGCCTGA